In the genome of Bradyrhizobium sp. CIAT3101, one region contains:
- a CDS encoding FAD-linked oxidase C-terminal domain-containing protein, with amino-acid sequence MAIMMPASDQAVLTRRAEIVAALRAIVPGEGVIDTPAEMRAYESDGLTAYRQPPMVVVLPDTTEQVSLVLKYCAAQGIKVVPRGSGTSLSGGALPLEDGVLLGLGKFKRIREVDFDNRVVVTEPGVTNLAISQAVAHDGFYYAPDPSSQIACSIGGNVAENSGGVHCLKYGMTTNNVLGCEIVLMSGEILRIGGKGCENSGYDLMGVITGSEGLLGVITEITVRILQKPETARALMVGFAEVEAAGECVARIIGAGIIPGGMEMMDKPAIHAAEAFVHAGYPLDVEALLIIELDGPKIEVDELITRVETIANGCGSTSCQISTSEAERNLFWAGRKAAFPAVGRISPDYLCMDGTIPRGALPKALARIRELSEKYQLGCANVFHAGDGNLHPLILYDANKTGEIERAEAFGADILRACVEFGGVLTGEHGVGIEKRDLMPDMFTEIDLNQQQRLKCAFDSQGLLNPGKVFPTLHRCAELGRMHVHAGKVAFPDIPRF; translated from the coding sequence ATGGCCATCATGATGCCTGCGAGCGACCAGGCGGTGCTCACGCGCCGCGCGGAGATCGTTGCTGCATTGCGCGCAATCGTGCCGGGCGAGGGCGTGATCGATACGCCTGCCGAGATGCGAGCCTATGAATCCGACGGGCTGACCGCCTATCGGCAACCACCGATGGTCGTGGTGCTGCCCGACACCACCGAGCAGGTCTCGCTCGTCCTGAAATATTGTGCCGCCCAGGGCATCAAGGTGGTGCCACGCGGCTCCGGCACCTCGCTATCCGGCGGCGCGCTGCCGCTGGAGGACGGCGTGCTGCTGGGCCTCGGCAAGTTCAAGCGCATCCGAGAGGTCGATTTCGACAACCGCGTCGTCGTCACCGAGCCCGGCGTCACCAATCTCGCGATCAGCCAGGCGGTCGCGCATGATGGCTTCTATTACGCGCCCGACCCGTCCTCGCAGATCGCCTGCTCGATTGGCGGCAATGTCGCGGAGAATTCCGGCGGGGTGCATTGCCTGAAATACGGCATGACCACCAACAACGTGCTCGGTTGCGAGATTGTCCTGATGAGCGGCGAGATTTTGCGCATCGGCGGCAAGGGGTGCGAGAACTCGGGTTACGATCTCATGGGCGTCATCACGGGCTCCGAGGGACTGCTCGGCGTCATCACCGAGATCACGGTGCGCATCCTGCAGAAGCCGGAGACGGCGCGCGCGCTGATGGTGGGCTTCGCAGAGGTCGAGGCAGCCGGCGAATGCGTGGCGCGCATCATCGGGGCCGGCATCATTCCCGGCGGGATGGAGATGATGGACAAGCCGGCGATCCACGCCGCTGAGGCCTTCGTCCATGCCGGCTATCCGCTCGACGTCGAAGCGCTGCTCATCATCGAGCTCGACGGTCCCAAGATCGAGGTCGACGAGCTGATCACGCGCGTCGAGACCATCGCCAACGGCTGCGGCTCCACCAGCTGCCAGATCTCGACCTCGGAGGCCGAGCGCAATCTGTTCTGGGCCGGCCGCAAGGCCGCGTTCCCCGCGGTGGGTCGCATTTCGCCCGACTATCTCTGCATGGACGGCACCATCCCGCGCGGCGCGCTGCCGAAGGCGCTCGCCCGAATTCGCGAGCTCTCGGAAAAATACCAGCTCGGTTGCGCCAACGTGTTCCACGCCGGTGACGGCAATCTGCATCCGCTCATCCTCTACGATGCCAACAAGACCGGCGAGATCGAGCGCGCCGAAGCCTTCGGCGCCGACATCCTGCGCGCCTGCGTCGAATTTGGCGGCGTGCTCACCGGTGAGCACGGCGTCGGCATCGAGAAGCGCGATCTGATGCCTGACATGTTCACCGAGATCGACCTCAACCAGCAGCAGCGATTGAAATGCGCCTTCGACTCGCAGGGCCTGCTCAATCCCGGAAAGGTGTTTCCGACCCTGCACCGCTGCGCCGAGCTGGGCCGCATGCATGTGCACGCCGGCAAGGTGGCGTTCCCGGATATTCCGCGGTTCTGA
- the cycA gene encoding cytochrome c-550 CycA, whose protein sequence is MKKLTFGALMILTVTATATSAMAQDAAAGKSSFNKCLACHAIGEGAKNKVGPELNGLDGRKSGTAPDYNYSDANKNSGITWNEAQFKEYIKDPKAKIPGTKMAFAGIKNETEINNLWTYVSQFDKDGKIKQ, encoded by the coding sequence ATGAAAAAACTGACTTTTGGCGCGCTGATGATCCTCACCGTCACTGCCACGGCCACCAGCGCGATGGCGCAGGACGCTGCGGCCGGCAAATCGTCGTTCAACAAGTGCCTGGCCTGCCACGCGATCGGCGAAGGCGCCAAGAACAAGGTCGGCCCCGAGCTCAACGGTCTCGACGGCCGCAAGTCCGGCACCGCGCCCGACTACAATTACTCGGATGCGAACAAGAATTCCGGCATCACCTGGAACGAGGCGCAGTTCAAGGAATACATCAAGGATCCGAAGGCGAAGATCCCCGGCACCAAGATGGCGTTCGCCGGCATCAAGAACGAGACCGAGATCAACAATCTCTGGACCTATGTGTCGCAGTTCGACAAGGACGGGAAGATCAAGCAGTAA
- a CDS encoding alpha/beta hydrolase, whose product MIVMSAVTALVLLALVTQAGVVAVQRAFPPQGRMIEVEGAVLHVVDIGPRDGGLPIVMLHGASSNLEVMRHPLGDLLAKQHRVILIDRPGHGWSTRARLEDSTPAIQARMIDEALAKLGVDRAVFVVHSWSGALGARLALDHSSRVAGLVMLAPVTHPWRGGVGRYNEIIATPVIGPLLAYTITLPLGYFVADSGARNVFLPQTMPDGFVKESATPLLLRPREFIANAFDLVTLKQAVAAQVARYGEIHVPVTIIAGEPDKTVKTDIHARPFAATVSNAKLIVLPDLGHMVQNAVPDLVKTEIETMIGKIVPAQAAAD is encoded by the coding sequence ATGATTGTGATGTCAGCCGTGACGGCGCTGGTGCTGCTGGCGCTGGTCACGCAGGCCGGCGTCGTGGCCGTGCAGCGCGCCTTTCCACCGCAGGGCCGGATGATCGAAGTCGAAGGTGCCGTGCTCCACGTCGTCGACATCGGCCCGCGCGATGGCGGCCTGCCGATCGTGATGCTGCATGGTGCGAGCTCCAATCTCGAAGTGATGCGGCATCCGCTCGGTGACCTCCTGGCGAAGCAGCATCGCGTCATCCTGATCGACCGTCCCGGCCATGGCTGGAGCACGCGCGCACGGCTGGAGGATTCCACGCCCGCGATTCAGGCGCGGATGATTGACGAGGCCCTGGCCAAACTCGGCGTCGATCGTGCCGTCTTCGTCGTGCACTCCTGGAGCGGCGCGCTCGGCGCGCGGCTGGCGCTCGATCATTCGAGCCGTGTTGCCGGCCTCGTGATGCTGGCGCCGGTAACCCATCCCTGGCGCGGCGGCGTCGGCCGCTACAACGAGATCATCGCAACGCCGGTGATCGGTCCGCTGCTGGCCTACACCATCACGCTGCCGCTCGGCTATTTTGTCGCCGACTCCGGCGCGCGCAATGTCTTCCTGCCGCAGACGATGCCGGATGGCTTTGTGAAGGAGTCGGCGACGCCGCTGCTGCTGCGTCCGCGCGAATTCATCGCCAATGCCTTTGATCTGGTGACGCTGAAGCAGGCCGTCGCCGCACAAGTCGCCCGCTACGGCGAGATCCATGTGCCGGTTACGATCATCGCCGGCGAGCCCGACAAGACGGTGAAGACTGACATCCACGCTCGCCCGTTCGCGGCGACGGTGTCAAACGCAAAGCTGATCGTGCTGCCCGATCTCGGCCACATGGTGCAGAACGCGGTGCCGGATCTCGTGAAGACGGAGATCGAAACGATGATCGGGAAGATTGTCCCCGCGCAGGCGGCGGCAGACTAA
- the glf gene encoding UDP-galactopyranose mutase, protein MQLDGFDVVVVGAGFFGMTIAERVANELGRKVCVLDRRAHIGGNAYSEIDPDSGIEVHRYGTHIFHTNSETVWRYLQRFTEFTSYRHRVFTVARGRLYSMPINLATISAAFGRVMTPQEAKLLIAAEADAHACGAIAAENLEDKAIASVGRTLYELLIRGYTQKQWQTEPSELSADIIGRLPVRLNFDDRYFADRYEGMPVDGYTAIFQRMLNSANIELHLGVDYFDIEDQIRPDQLVIYTGPIDRFFRYRCGELGWRTVDFAREVHDVADFQGTSVINYADADVPFTRIHEFRHLHPERDYREPKTTIYREYSRFAGRDDEPYYPINTAADRAILSGYRMMMEKRPNTIFGGRLGSYKYLDMHQAIGAALKTFGNEVTAFLVGQQMPSPGAMAG, encoded by the coding sequence ATGCAGCTTGATGGCTTCGATGTCGTGGTTGTGGGCGCCGGATTCTTCGGCATGACCATCGCCGAGCGGGTCGCAAACGAGCTCGGGCGGAAGGTCTGCGTGCTCGACCGGCGCGCCCATATCGGCGGCAACGCCTATTCCGAGATCGATCCCGACAGCGGCATCGAGGTGCATCGCTACGGCACGCACATCTTTCACACCAACTCGGAAACGGTCTGGCGCTACCTGCAGCGCTTCACCGAATTCACCAGCTACCGACATCGCGTCTTCACGGTGGCGCGCGGGCGGCTCTATTCCATGCCGATCAATCTCGCGACCATCTCGGCCGCGTTCGGCCGTGTCATGACGCCGCAAGAGGCGAAGCTCCTGATTGCGGCCGAGGCTGACGCTCACGCCTGTGGCGCGATCGCCGCAGAGAACCTGGAGGACAAGGCGATCGCCTCCGTCGGCCGTACGCTCTACGAGCTTCTCATCCGCGGCTATACGCAGAAACAGTGGCAGACCGAGCCGAGCGAGCTCTCGGCCGACATCATCGGCCGCCTGCCGGTGCGGCTCAATTTCGATGACCGCTATTTCGCCGACCGCTACGAAGGCATGCCGGTCGACGGCTACACCGCGATCTTCCAGCGCATGCTCAACTCAGCGAATATCGAGCTTCATCTCGGCGTCGATTATTTCGATATTGAGGACCAGATCCGCCCCGACCAGCTCGTGATCTATACCGGGCCGATCGACCGCTTCTTCCGCTATCGCTGCGGCGAGCTCGGTTGGCGCACCGTCGACTTCGCGCGCGAGGTGCATGACGTCGCCGACTTCCAGGGCACTTCGGTGATCAACTACGCCGACGCGGACGTGCCGTTCACCCGGATCCACGAATTCAGGCATCTGCATCCCGAGCGCGACTATCGGGAGCCGAAGACCACGATCTATCGCGAATATTCCCGCTTCGCCGGCCGCGACGACGAGCCCTACTACCCGATCAACACCGCCGCCGACCGGGCCATCCTGTCCGGCTACCGCATGATGATGGAGAAGCGTCCGAACACCATCTTCGGCGGCCGGCTCGGCTCCTACAAATATCTCGATATGCACCAAGCCATCGGCGCCGCGCTCAAGACCTTCGGGAACGAGGTCACGGCGTTCCTGGTGGGGCAACAGATGCCGTCACCTGGCGCGATGGCGGGCTGA
- a CDS encoding tetratricopeptide repeat protein has protein sequence MAVRFPHLRTLCLALVLGTAGLAPALAQDDPAPPAKQQKKLPEAPAKLPKAERTKNLDFLFGALKVAPDDASAKHVEARIWAIWLQTPSDTAALLMARAKAAVDAQKIEVAIKLLDSVIKLRPDYIEAWNRRATLYYMQNDYARSLSDIREVLIREPRHFGALAGLGMIMQDVGDEKRALEAYRKALAVNPHLEKIPDQVKALTEKVEGRDI, from the coding sequence ATGGCAGTGAGATTCCCTCATCTACGCACGCTGTGTCTGGCCCTGGTTCTCGGAACGGCCGGCTTGGCGCCGGCGCTGGCGCAGGATGATCCGGCCCCGCCGGCGAAACAGCAGAAGAAGCTGCCGGAAGCGCCGGCCAAGCTGCCCAAGGCCGAGCGCACCAAGAACCTCGATTTCCTGTTCGGCGCGCTGAAGGTCGCCCCCGACGACGCCAGCGCCAAGCATGTCGAGGCGCGGATCTGGGCGATCTGGCTGCAGACCCCGAGCGACACGGCGGCATTGTTGATGGCGCGGGCCAAGGCGGCCGTCGATGCGCAGAAGATCGAGGTCGCGATCAAGCTGCTGGATTCGGTCATCAAGCTCCGGCCCGATTACATCGAAGCCTGGAATCGCCGCGCCACGCTCTATTACATGCAGAACGATTACGCCCGCTCGCTCTCGGACATCCGCGAGGTGCTGATCCGCGAGCCCCGCCATTTCGGCGCGCTCGCCGGGCTCGGCATGATCATGCAGGACGTCGGCGACGAGAAGCGCGCGCTCGAGGCCTATCGCAAGGCGCTCGCCGTCAATCCGCACCTCGAGAAGATCCCCGATCAGGTGAAGGCTTTGACCGAGAAGGTCGAGGGCCGCGACATCTAG
- the ykgO gene encoding type B 50S ribosomal protein L36 codes for MKVRNSLKSLRGRHRANRLVRRKGRVYVINKVQRRFKARQG; via the coding sequence ATGAAGGTCCGTAACTCGTTGAAGTCGCTGCGCGGTCGCCATCGCGCCAACCGCCTGGTCCGCCGCAAGGGCCGGGTCTATGTGATCAACAAGGTGCAGCGCCGCTTCAAGGCTCGCCAGGGCTGA
- a CDS encoding amidohydrolase family protein: MPKLKLPNIDDVVAIDIHTHAEEPCGMHGDDGYDDFQAQMADYFKSPHKHPPTVPETAAYYRSKNIAAVIFPVDAERETGFRRYKNEEMLEIASDHLDVLIPFVSIDPHKGKLGVREARKLIEEYGVRGFKFHPTMQGFYANDRMAYPLYEEINNGGAIALFHTGQTGVGSGMPGGMGMRLKYSNPMYMDDVAADFPDLKIILAHPSFPWQEEALSVATHKPNVYIDLSGWSPKYFPPILVRYINSILQDKMLFGSDWPVITPDRWLADFAKLDIRDEIRPKVLKANARKILGI, encoded by the coding sequence ATGCCGAAGCTGAAGCTGCCGAACATCGACGACGTCGTCGCGATCGACATCCACACCCATGCCGAGGAGCCGTGCGGTATGCATGGCGACGACGGCTATGACGATTTCCAGGCGCAGATGGCCGACTACTTCAAGTCGCCGCACAAGCATCCGCCGACCGTGCCGGAGACCGCGGCCTACTACCGCTCCAAGAACATCGCCGCGGTGATCTTCCCGGTCGACGCCGAACGCGAGACCGGCTTCCGCCGCTACAAGAATGAAGAGATGCTGGAGATCGCCTCGGACCATCTCGACGTTCTCATCCCCTTCGTCTCGATCGACCCGCACAAGGGCAAGTTAGGGGTGCGCGAGGCGCGCAAGCTGATCGAGGAATACGGCGTGCGCGGTTTCAAATTCCATCCGACCATGCAGGGCTTCTACGCCAACGACCGCATGGCCTATCCGCTCTACGAAGAGATCAACAATGGCGGCGCGATCGCGCTGTTCCACACCGGCCAGACCGGCGTCGGCTCGGGCATGCCCGGCGGCATGGGGATGCGGTTGAAATATTCCAACCCGATGTACATGGACGACGTCGCGGCCGATTTCCCCGACCTCAAGATCATCCTCGCCCACCCCTCCTTCCCCTGGCAGGAAGAGGCGCTGTCGGTCGCGACCCACAAGCCGAACGTCTACATCGACCTCTCCGGCTGGTCGCCGAAATACTTCCCGCCGATCCTGGTGCGCTACATCAACTCGATCCTGCAGGACAAGATGCTGTTCGGCTCGGACTGGCCGGTGATCACGCCGGACCGCTGGCTGGCCGACTTCGCCAAGCTCGACATCCGTGACGAGATCCGGCCGAAGGTGCTGAAGGCCAACGCGCGGAAGATTCTGGGAATCTAA
- a CDS encoding SRPBCC family protein has translation MGEITVCAIAVSVAGPSRVFALLKDGATWPQWSLFESFELEQAGRSEPLGIGAVRVFSTKVTRAREEVVELVEGRQLSYTLLSGLPLKDYRADVCLAPEASGGTSIRWQARFRAKYTGTGWFWGWFMKRTLRTIAAQLAHGASNADIRPNP, from the coding sequence ATGGGGGAAATTACAGTGTGCGCCATTGCGGTGAGCGTCGCCGGCCCGTCCAGGGTATTTGCCCTGCTCAAGGACGGAGCCACCTGGCCGCAATGGAGCCTGTTCGAGTCGTTTGAACTCGAGCAAGCCGGCCGGAGCGAGCCGCTTGGCATTGGCGCTGTGCGGGTCTTTTCGACCAAAGTGACACGCGCGCGCGAAGAAGTGGTCGAACTCGTGGAGGGTAGACAGCTGAGCTACACGCTCCTGTCGGGTCTACCTCTCAAGGATTATCGCGCGGACGTTTGCCTCGCGCCTGAAGCCAGCGGAGGGACGTCGATCCGTTGGCAGGCCCGGTTTCGCGCGAAATACACCGGCACAGGCTGGTTCTGGGGCTGGTTCATGAAGCGGACATTGCGCACGATCGCCGCACAACTTGCACACGGCGCATCCAACGCCGACATCCGTCCCAATCCGTGA